Proteins from a single region of Hemiscyllium ocellatum isolate sHemOce1 chromosome 27 unlocalized genomic scaffold, sHemOce1.pat.X.cur. SUPER_27_unloc_36, whole genome shotgun sequence:
- the LOC132808194 gene encoding zinc finger protein 239-like: protein MEKPWKCGDCGKGFRVPSALETHRRSHTREKPFSCPECGKAFSDSSALLRHRRVHTGERPFSCPECRKSFSDSSARLRHLRVHTGERPFSCLKCGKAFNDSSALIRHQRLHTGERPFRCPDCGKVFTRSSHLVIHRRVHTGEKPFPCPKCGKAFSDSSDLLAHRRVHTGERPFTCSVCGKCFTRSSDLLKHQRVHTGERPFSCSECGKGFTQASHLLTHRWVHTGERPFTCLECGKGFAVSSSLLTHQRVHTGERPFACPECGQRFTMSCSLNKHQRRHQCSQQSDSAGNAAEGHPQV, encoded by the coding sequence atggagaaaccatggaagtgtggcgactgcggGAAAGGTttccgtgtcccgtctgccctggagacacATCGTCGCAGTCACACCAGGGAGAAGCCATTCTCCtgtcctgagtgcgggaaggccttcagtgattcctctgccctgctgaggcaccggcgagtgcacacaggggagaggcccttcagctgccctgagtgcaggaagagcttcagcgattcctccgccCGGCTGAGGCACTTGCGGgtgcacacaggggagaggcccttcagctgcctcaagtgtgggaaggccttcaacgATTCCTCCGCCCTGATCAGGCACCAGCGGctgcacacaggggagaggcccttccgcTGCCCCGATTGTGGGAAGGTGTTCACTCGCTCCTCCCACCTCGTGAttcaccggcgggtccacaccggtgAGAAGCCCTTCCCCTGCCCCaaatgtgggaaggccttcagcgattcctctgacctgctggcccaccggcgggtccacactggcgagaggccgttcacctgctctgtctgcGGGAAGTGCTTCACACGCTCTtctgacctgctgaagcaccagcgtgtccacactggggaaaggcccttcagctgctctgagtgcgggaagggctttactCAGGCATCCCACCTGCTGACACACCggtgggtccacactggggagaggccgttcacctgcctcgagtgcgggaagggctttgctGTCTCCTCCAGTCTACTgacgcaccagcgggtccacactggggagaggccgtttgcctgccctgagtgtgggcaGAGGTTCACAATGTCCTGCAGTTTGAACAAGCACCAGCGGAGGCACCAATGCTCCCAACAATCAGATTCTGCCGGTAACGCTGCTGAGGGTCACCCCCAGGTCTGA
- the LOC132808196 gene encoding zinc finger protein 239-like, translated as MEKPWKCGECGNGFPSLSALEIHWRLHVGQRLFTCTQCRKGFTQLHHLLAPQQVHSSKNPFICPVCGQGSTQSHHLLPHQRMHTGEKPFSCSVCGKGYTRSYHLLLGFHVHTGEKPFTCPVWSNDFCDSSTLRKHQHIHTKEWPVTCPVCGKGFTQSCNLWRHQQLHK; from the coding sequence atggagaaaccgtggaaatgtggggagtgtgggaatgGTTTCCCTTCGCTATCTGCGCTGGAGATTCATTGGCGTTTACATGTCGGGCAGCGGCTATTCACCTGTACTCAGTGCAGGAAAGGCTTCACTCAGTTACACCACCTCCTGGCCCCCCAGCAGGTCCACAGCAGCAAGAATCCGTTCATCTGCCCCGTGTGTGGGCAGGGTTCCACTCAGTCACACCACCTGCTGCCGCACCAACGGATGCACACCGGGGAGAAaccattttcctgctccgtgTGCGGGAAGGGCTACACCCGGTCGTATCACCTGCTGCTCGGCTTCCacgtccacactggggagaagccgttcACCTGTCCCGTGTGGAGCAATGATTTCtgcgattcctccaccctgcgcaaacaccagcacatccacacCAAGGAGTGGCCGGTCACCTGTCcagtgtgtgggaagggcttcacccagtcgtgcAACTTGTGGAGACACCAGCAACTTCACAAGTGA